The Symphalangus syndactylus isolate Jambi chromosome 8, NHGRI_mSymSyn1-v2.1_pri, whole genome shotgun sequence genome includes a window with the following:
- the MFF gene encoding mitochondrial fission factor isoform X4, with amino-acid sequence MAEISRIQYEMEYTEGISQRMRVPEKLKVAPPNADLEQGFQEGVPNASVIMQVPERIVVAGNNEDVSFSRPADLDLIQSTPFKPLALKTPPRVLTLSERPLDFLDLERPPTTPQNEEIRAVGRLKRERSMSENAVRQNGQLVRNDSLWHRSDSAPRNKISRFQAPISAPEYTVTPSPQQTRVCPPHMLPEDGANLSSARGILSLIQSSTRRAYQQILDVLDENRSVRRQNEIRCERPVLRGGSAAATSNPHHDNVRYGISNIDTTIEGTSDDLTVVDAASLRRQIIKLNRRLQLLEEENKERAKREIVMYSITVAFWLLNSWLWFRR; translated from the exons ATGGCAGAAATTAGTCGAATTCAGTACGAAATGGAATATACCGAAGGCATTAGTCAGCGAATGAGGGTCCCAGAAAAGTTAAAAGTAGCACCGCCAAATGCTGACCTGGAACAAGGATTCCAAGAAGGAGTTCCAAATGCTAGCGTGATAATGCAAGTTCCGGAGAGGATTGTTGTAGCAG GAAATAATGAAGATGTTTCATTTTCAAGACCAGCGGATCTTGACCTTATTCAGTCAACTCCCTTTAAACCCCTGGCACTGAAAACACCACCTCGTGTACTTACGCTGAGTGAAAGACCACTAGATTTTCTGGATTTAGAAAGACCTCCTACAACCCCTCAAAATGAAGAA ATCCGAGCAGTTGGCAGACTAAAAAGAGAGCGGTCTATGAGTGAAAATGCTGTTCGCCAAAATGGACAGCTGGTCAGAAATGATTCTCT GTGGCACAGATCAGATTCTGCcccaagaaataaaatttcaaggtTCCAGGCACCGATTTCTGCACCGGAGTACAC TGTGACACCATCGCCACAACAGACTCGGGTCTGTCCTCCCCATATGTTACCTGAAGATGGAGCTAATCTTTCCTCTGCTCGTGGCATTTTGTCGCTTATCCAGTCTTCTACTCGTAGGGCATACCAGCAGATCTTGGATGTGCTGGATGAAAATCGCAG TGTGAGAAGACAAAATGAAATACGTTGTGAAAG ACCTGTGTTGCGTGGTGGGTCTGCTGCCGCCACTTCTAATCCTCATCATGACAACGTCAG GTATGGCATTTCAAATATAGATACAACCATTGAAGGAACGTCAGATGACCTGACTGTTGTAGATGCAGCTTCACTAAGACGACAG ATAATCAAACTAAATAGACGTCTACAACTTCTGGAAGAGGAGAACAAAGAACGTGCTAAAAGAGAAATAGTCATGTATTCAATTACTGTAGCTTTCTGGCTGCTTAATAGCTGGCTCTGGTTTCGCCGCTAG
- the MFF gene encoding mitochondrial fission factor isoform X11, producing MSKGTSSDTPLGRVSGAAFPSPTAAEMAEISRIQYEMEYTEGISQRMRVPEKLKVAPPNADLEQGFQEGVPNASVIMQVPERIVVAGNNEDVSFSRPADLDLIQSTPFKPLALKTPPRVLTLSERPLDFLDLERPPTTPQNEEIRAVGRLKRERSMSENAVRQNGQLVRNDSLWHRSDSAPRNKISRFQAPISAPEYTYGISNIDTTIEGTSDDLTVVDAASLRRQIIKLNRRLQLLEEENKERAKREIVMYSITVAFWLLNSWLWFRR from the exons GGTGAGTGGGGCAGCATTTCCTTCTCCCACTGCTGCTGAGATGGCAGAAATTAGTCGAATTCAGTACGAAATGGAATATACCGAAGGCATTAGTCAGCGAATGAGGGTCCCAGAAAAGTTAAAAGTAGCACCGCCAAATGCTGACCTGGAACAAGGATTCCAAGAAGGAGTTCCAAATGCTAGCGTGATAATGCAAGTTCCGGAGAGGATTGTTGTAGCAG GAAATAATGAAGATGTTTCATTTTCAAGACCAGCGGATCTTGACCTTATTCAGTCAACTCCCTTTAAACCCCTGGCACTGAAAACACCACCTCGTGTACTTACGCTGAGTGAAAGACCACTAGATTTTCTGGATTTAGAAAGACCTCCTACAACCCCTCAAAATGAAGAA ATCCGAGCAGTTGGCAGACTAAAAAGAGAGCGGTCTATGAGTGAAAATGCTGTTCGCCAAAATGGACAGCTGGTCAGAAATGATTCTCT GTGGCACAGATCAGATTCTGCcccaagaaataaaatttcaaggtTCCAGGCACCGATTTCTGCACCGGAGTACAC GTATGGCATTTCAAATATAGATACAACCATTGAAGGAACGTCAGATGACCTGACTGTTGTAGATGCAGCTTCACTAAGACGACAG ATAATCAAACTAAATAGACGTCTACAACTTCTGGAAGAGGAGAACAAAGAACGTGCTAAAAGAGAAATAGTCATGTATTCAATTACTGTAGCTTTCTGGCTGCTTAATAGCTGGCTCTGGTTTCGCCGCTAG